The following coding sequences are from one Panicum hallii strain FIL2 chromosome 5, PHallii_v3.1, whole genome shotgun sequence window:
- the LOC112895159 gene encoding tRNA (guanine(37)-N1)-methyltransferase 1 isoform X1 gives MVPPLLHLRIHPHPHCLLLPRIRRHAPIRLSLKPLCSSSSDSPARARPPLHGPSLRRGRAPPDHPDPFARAFDLAALRVPAPACAPLERRLRGHLLNWPRVRNVARLPNDQGLLALGLSLPSAPPRHPASEEPGGPAPPAAAVARREKLARQFNARGFLRFPNLARLSRPSPAARKRRERKGDGGDEEATRERDRDKVYVVEVVGERTEDDDDEWKGLVGEEGFGRGAWRMGPTRLLLLDESYAERRVDELPEAVKDVLDHETQQDGSSTYELIRCQLTLFYSYWPMNEVLEALLPEGIIIPTGFETVGHIAHLNLRDEHLPYKKLIAQVVLDKNKPKIQTVVNKTDAIQNDYRTMQLEVLAGNDSLRTMVIESGLRFQVDLGAVYWNSRLATERQRLINNIFRDSDVVCDMFSGIGPLAISAAKKVKYVYANDINPTAVEYLERNMVLNKLERKIEVFNMDARRFISSIYSSQHVHPVTQIVMNLPNDAAEFLDVFRGILRNSQSGLRYVMPMIHVYGFSKAEDPEHDFNERINVALRENVDSVEMHRVRLVAPGKWMICASFTLPESVAIAQPNYISC, from the exons ATGGTGCCGCCGCTCCTCCACCTCCGCATCCATCCCCATCCTCactgcctcctcctcccccgcatACGCCGCCACGCCCCCATCCGCCTCAGCCTCAAACCCCTCTGCTCCTCTTCATCGGATTCTCCAGCGCGGGCCCGGCCTCCCCTCCACGGCCCCTcgctccgccgcggccgcgccccgccggACCACCCGGATCCCTTCGCCCGCGCCTTCGACCTCGCCGCGCTACGCGTCCCCGCCCCCGCATGCGCGCCCCTCGAGCGCCGCCTCCGGGGCCACCTCCTCAACTGGCCTCGCGTTCGCAACGTCGCCCGCCTCCCAAACGACCAGGGCCTCCTTGCCCTCGGCCTCTCCTTGCCATCTGCTCCCCCGCGCCACCCCGCCTCGGAGGAACCGggcggccccgccccgccggccgccgcggtgGCGCGGCGGGAGAAGCTGGCCCGCCAGTTCAACGCCCGGGGCTTCCTGCGGTTCCCCAACCTCGCCCGCCTCTCGCGGCCCAGTCCCGCCGCGCGGaaaaggagggagaggaagggagacggcggcgacgaggaggcgACGCGGGAGCGCGACAGAGACAAGGTGTATGTGGTAGAGGTGGTCGGGGAGCGAacggaggacgacgacgacgagtgGAAGGGGCTAGTCGGGGAGGAGGGCTTCGGGAGAGGCGCGTGGCGGATGGGCCCCacccggctgctgctgctggacgAGAGTTACGCGGAGAGGAGGGTCGATGAGCTGCCGGAGGCTGTCAAG GATGTGTTAGACCATGAAACTCAACAGGATGGATCATCTACTTATGAGCTTATACGCTGTCAGCTAACCTTGTTCTATAGTTACTGGCCAATGAATGAG GTTTTAGAGGCATTACTCCCTGAAGGCATAATAATTCCTACAGGTTTTGAAACAGTAGGGCACATTGCACACTTGAACTTGCGGGATGAGCATCTACCTTACAAGAAACTTATCGCTCAG gtggttctggacaaaaacaaGCCAAAAATCCAAACTGTTGTCAATAAGACAGATGCTATTCAAAATGACTATAGAACTATGCAGCTTGAAGTCTTAGCTGGTAATGATTCCCTTCGTACGATGGTCATTGAGAGCGGCCTCCGTTTTCAAGTTGATCTGGGTGCAGT CTATTGGAATTCTAGATTAGCCACAGAGAGGCAGAGGCTTATCAACAATATCTTTAGAGACTCTGATGTTGTTT GTGATATGTTCTCTGGGATTGGCCCCCTAGCAATTTCAGCTGCAAAAAAGGTCAAATATGTCTATGCAAATGACATAAACCCTACTGCAGTGGAATACCTCGAGAGAAACATGGTTCTTAACAAACTTGAAAGGAAAATAGAG GTTTTTAACATGGATGCTAGAAGGTTTATCAGTTCAATATATTCAAGCCAGCATGTGCATCCAGTCACACAAATAGTAATGAATTTGCCCAATGATGCTGCCGAATTTTTAG ATGTGTTTAGAGGGATCTTACGGAATAGTCAATCAGGACTGCGTTATGTCATGCCAATGATCCATGTTTATGGATTTTCCAAAGCAGAGGATCCTGAACATGACTTCAATGAG AGGATAAATGTAGCATTGAGGGAGAACGTCGACAGTGTTGAAATGCACAGGGTACGGCTTGTTGCACCTGGGAAATGGATGATATGTGCATCTTTTACTCTTCCAGAATCAGTTGCAATTGCACAGCCGAATTACATTAGCTGTTGA
- the LOC112895159 gene encoding tRNA (guanine(37)-N1)-methyltransferase 1 isoform X3, which translates to MVPPLLHLRIHPHPHCLLLPRIRRHAPIRLSLKPLCSSSSDSPARARPPLHGPSLRRGRAPPDHPDPFARAFDLAALRVPAPACAPLERRLRGHLLNWPRVRNVARLPNDQGLLALGLSLPSAPPRHPASEEPGGPAPPAAAVARREKLARQFNARGFLRFPNLARLSRPSPAARKRRERKGDGGDEEATRERDRDKVYVVEVVGERTEDDDDEWKGLVGEEGFGRGAWRMGPTRLLLLDESYAERRVDELPEAVKDVLDHETQQDGSSTYELIRCQLTLFYSYWPMNEVLEALLPEGIIIPTGFETVGHIAHLNLRDEHLPYKKLIAQVVLDKNKPKIQTVVNKTDAIQNDYRTMQLEVLAGNDSLRTMVIESGLRFQVDLGAVYWNSRLATERQRLINNIFRDSDVVCDMFSGIGPLAISAAKKVKYVYANDINPTAVEYLERNMVLNKLERKIEMCLEGSYGIVNQDCVMSCQ; encoded by the exons ATGGTGCCGCCGCTCCTCCACCTCCGCATCCATCCCCATCCTCactgcctcctcctcccccgcatACGCCGCCACGCCCCCATCCGCCTCAGCCTCAAACCCCTCTGCTCCTCTTCATCGGATTCTCCAGCGCGGGCCCGGCCTCCCCTCCACGGCCCCTcgctccgccgcggccgcgccccgccggACCACCCGGATCCCTTCGCCCGCGCCTTCGACCTCGCCGCGCTACGCGTCCCCGCCCCCGCATGCGCGCCCCTCGAGCGCCGCCTCCGGGGCCACCTCCTCAACTGGCCTCGCGTTCGCAACGTCGCCCGCCTCCCAAACGACCAGGGCCTCCTTGCCCTCGGCCTCTCCTTGCCATCTGCTCCCCCGCGCCACCCCGCCTCGGAGGAACCGggcggccccgccccgccggccgccgcggtgGCGCGGCGGGAGAAGCTGGCCCGCCAGTTCAACGCCCGGGGCTTCCTGCGGTTCCCCAACCTCGCCCGCCTCTCGCGGCCCAGTCCCGCCGCGCGGaaaaggagggagaggaagggagacggcggcgacgaggaggcgACGCGGGAGCGCGACAGAGACAAGGTGTATGTGGTAGAGGTGGTCGGGGAGCGAacggaggacgacgacgacgagtgGAAGGGGCTAGTCGGGGAGGAGGGCTTCGGGAGAGGCGCGTGGCGGATGGGCCCCacccggctgctgctgctggacgAGAGTTACGCGGAGAGGAGGGTCGATGAGCTGCCGGAGGCTGTCAAG GATGTGTTAGACCATGAAACTCAACAGGATGGATCATCTACTTATGAGCTTATACGCTGTCAGCTAACCTTGTTCTATAGTTACTGGCCAATGAATGAG GTTTTAGAGGCATTACTCCCTGAAGGCATAATAATTCCTACAGGTTTTGAAACAGTAGGGCACATTGCACACTTGAACTTGCGGGATGAGCATCTACCTTACAAGAAACTTATCGCTCAG gtggttctggacaaaaacaaGCCAAAAATCCAAACTGTTGTCAATAAGACAGATGCTATTCAAAATGACTATAGAACTATGCAGCTTGAAGTCTTAGCTGGTAATGATTCCCTTCGTACGATGGTCATTGAGAGCGGCCTCCGTTTTCAAGTTGATCTGGGTGCAGT CTATTGGAATTCTAGATTAGCCACAGAGAGGCAGAGGCTTATCAACAATATCTTTAGAGACTCTGATGTTGTTT GTGATATGTTCTCTGGGATTGGCCCCCTAGCAATTTCAGCTGCAAAAAAGGTCAAATATGTCTATGCAAATGACATAAACCCTACTGCAGTGGAATACCTCGAGAGAAACATGGTTCTTAACAAACTTGAAAGGAAAATAGAG ATGTGTTTAGAGGGATCTTACGGAATAGTCAATCAGGACTGCGTTATGTCATGCCAATGA
- the LOC112895159 gene encoding tRNA (guanine(37)-N1)-methyltransferase 1 isoform X4 produces the protein MVPPLLHLRIHPHPHCLLLPRIRRHAPIRLSLKPLCSSSSDSPARARPPLHGPSLRRGRAPPDHPDPFARAFDLAALRVPAPACAPLERRLRGHLLNWPRVRNVARLPNDQGLLALGLSLPSAPPRHPASEEPGGPAPPAAAVARREKLARQFNARGFLRFPNLARLSRPSPAARKRRERKGDGGDEEATRERDRDKVYVVEVVGERTEDDDDEWKGLVGEEGFGRGAWRMGPTRLLLLDESYAERRVDELPEAVKDVLDHETQQDGSSTYELIRCQLTLFYSYWPMNEVLEALLPEGIIIPTGFETVGHIAHLNLRDEHLPYKKLIAQVVLDKNKPKIQTVVNKTDAIQNDYRTMQLEVLAGNDSLRTMVIESGLRFQVDLGAVYWNSRLATERQRLINNIFRDSDVVCDMFSGIGPLAISAAKKVKYVYANDINPTAVEYLERNMVLNKLERKIERTSTFARVLRILEDRCV, from the exons ATGGTGCCGCCGCTCCTCCACCTCCGCATCCATCCCCATCCTCactgcctcctcctcccccgcatACGCCGCCACGCCCCCATCCGCCTCAGCCTCAAACCCCTCTGCTCCTCTTCATCGGATTCTCCAGCGCGGGCCCGGCCTCCCCTCCACGGCCCCTcgctccgccgcggccgcgccccgccggACCACCCGGATCCCTTCGCCCGCGCCTTCGACCTCGCCGCGCTACGCGTCCCCGCCCCCGCATGCGCGCCCCTCGAGCGCCGCCTCCGGGGCCACCTCCTCAACTGGCCTCGCGTTCGCAACGTCGCCCGCCTCCCAAACGACCAGGGCCTCCTTGCCCTCGGCCTCTCCTTGCCATCTGCTCCCCCGCGCCACCCCGCCTCGGAGGAACCGggcggccccgccccgccggccgccgcggtgGCGCGGCGGGAGAAGCTGGCCCGCCAGTTCAACGCCCGGGGCTTCCTGCGGTTCCCCAACCTCGCCCGCCTCTCGCGGCCCAGTCCCGCCGCGCGGaaaaggagggagaggaagggagacggcggcgacgaggaggcgACGCGGGAGCGCGACAGAGACAAGGTGTATGTGGTAGAGGTGGTCGGGGAGCGAacggaggacgacgacgacgagtgGAAGGGGCTAGTCGGGGAGGAGGGCTTCGGGAGAGGCGCGTGGCGGATGGGCCCCacccggctgctgctgctggacgAGAGTTACGCGGAGAGGAGGGTCGATGAGCTGCCGGAGGCTGTCAAG GATGTGTTAGACCATGAAACTCAACAGGATGGATCATCTACTTATGAGCTTATACGCTGTCAGCTAACCTTGTTCTATAGTTACTGGCCAATGAATGAG GTTTTAGAGGCATTACTCCCTGAAGGCATAATAATTCCTACAGGTTTTGAAACAGTAGGGCACATTGCACACTTGAACTTGCGGGATGAGCATCTACCTTACAAGAAACTTATCGCTCAG gtggttctggacaaaaacaaGCCAAAAATCCAAACTGTTGTCAATAAGACAGATGCTATTCAAAATGACTATAGAACTATGCAGCTTGAAGTCTTAGCTGGTAATGATTCCCTTCGTACGATGGTCATTGAGAGCGGCCTCCGTTTTCAAGTTGATCTGGGTGCAGT CTATTGGAATTCTAGATTAGCCACAGAGAGGCAGAGGCTTATCAACAATATCTTTAGAGACTCTGATGTTGTTT GTGATATGTTCTCTGGGATTGGCCCCCTAGCAATTTCAGCTGCAAAAAAGGTCAAATATGTCTATGCAAATGACATAAACCCTACTGCAGTGGAATACCTCGAGAGAAACATGGTTCTTAACAAACTTGAAAGGAAAATAGAG AGGACATCCACATTTGCAAGAGTTCTCCGGATTCTGGAGGACAG ATGTGTTTAG
- the LOC112895159 gene encoding tRNA (guanine(37)-N1)-methyltransferase 1 isoform X2, whose product MVPPLLHLRIHPHPHCLLLPRIRRHAPIRLSLKPLCSSSSDSPARARPPLHGPSLRRGRAPPDHPDPFARAFDLAALRVPAPACAPLERRLRGHLLNWPRVRNVARLPNDQGLLALGLSLPSAPPRHPASEEPGGPAPPAAAVARREKLARQFNARGFLRFPNLARLSRPSPAARKRRERKGDGGDEEATRERDRDKVYVVEVVGERTEDDDDEWKGLVGEEGFGRGAWRMGPTRLLLLDESYAERRVDELPEAVKDVLDHETQQDGSSTYELIRCQLTLFYSYWPMNEVLEALLPEGIIIPTGFETVGHIAHLNLRDEHLPYKKLIAQVVLDKNKPKIQTVVNKTDAIQNDYRTMQLEVLAGNDSLRTMVIESGLRFQVDLGAVYWNSRLATERQRLINNIFRDSDVVCDMFSGIGPLAISAAKKVKYVYANDINPTAVEYLERNMVLNKLERKIEVFNMDARRFISSIYSSQHVHPVTQIVMNLPNDAAEFLEDIHICKSSPDSGGQMCLEGSYGIVNQDCVMSCQ is encoded by the exons ATGGTGCCGCCGCTCCTCCACCTCCGCATCCATCCCCATCCTCactgcctcctcctcccccgcatACGCCGCCACGCCCCCATCCGCCTCAGCCTCAAACCCCTCTGCTCCTCTTCATCGGATTCTCCAGCGCGGGCCCGGCCTCCCCTCCACGGCCCCTcgctccgccgcggccgcgccccgccggACCACCCGGATCCCTTCGCCCGCGCCTTCGACCTCGCCGCGCTACGCGTCCCCGCCCCCGCATGCGCGCCCCTCGAGCGCCGCCTCCGGGGCCACCTCCTCAACTGGCCTCGCGTTCGCAACGTCGCCCGCCTCCCAAACGACCAGGGCCTCCTTGCCCTCGGCCTCTCCTTGCCATCTGCTCCCCCGCGCCACCCCGCCTCGGAGGAACCGggcggccccgccccgccggccgccgcggtgGCGCGGCGGGAGAAGCTGGCCCGCCAGTTCAACGCCCGGGGCTTCCTGCGGTTCCCCAACCTCGCCCGCCTCTCGCGGCCCAGTCCCGCCGCGCGGaaaaggagggagaggaagggagacggcggcgacgaggaggcgACGCGGGAGCGCGACAGAGACAAGGTGTATGTGGTAGAGGTGGTCGGGGAGCGAacggaggacgacgacgacgagtgGAAGGGGCTAGTCGGGGAGGAGGGCTTCGGGAGAGGCGCGTGGCGGATGGGCCCCacccggctgctgctgctggacgAGAGTTACGCGGAGAGGAGGGTCGATGAGCTGCCGGAGGCTGTCAAG GATGTGTTAGACCATGAAACTCAACAGGATGGATCATCTACTTATGAGCTTATACGCTGTCAGCTAACCTTGTTCTATAGTTACTGGCCAATGAATGAG GTTTTAGAGGCATTACTCCCTGAAGGCATAATAATTCCTACAGGTTTTGAAACAGTAGGGCACATTGCACACTTGAACTTGCGGGATGAGCATCTACCTTACAAGAAACTTATCGCTCAG gtggttctggacaaaaacaaGCCAAAAATCCAAACTGTTGTCAATAAGACAGATGCTATTCAAAATGACTATAGAACTATGCAGCTTGAAGTCTTAGCTGGTAATGATTCCCTTCGTACGATGGTCATTGAGAGCGGCCTCCGTTTTCAAGTTGATCTGGGTGCAGT CTATTGGAATTCTAGATTAGCCACAGAGAGGCAGAGGCTTATCAACAATATCTTTAGAGACTCTGATGTTGTTT GTGATATGTTCTCTGGGATTGGCCCCCTAGCAATTTCAGCTGCAAAAAAGGTCAAATATGTCTATGCAAATGACATAAACCCTACTGCAGTGGAATACCTCGAGAGAAACATGGTTCTTAACAAACTTGAAAGGAAAATAGAG GTTTTTAACATGGATGCTAGAAGGTTTATCAGTTCAATATATTCAAGCCAGCATGTGCATCCAGTCACACAAATAGTAATGAATTTGCCCAATGATGCTGCCGAATTTTTAG AGGACATCCACATTTGCAAGAGTTCTCCGGATTCTGGAGGACAG ATGTGTTTAGAGGGATCTTACGGAATAGTCAATCAGGACTGCGTTATGTCATGCCAATGA